The Streptomyces sp. DH-12 genome has a window encoding:
- a CDS encoding putative leader peptide encodes MVLLDVDDKAPGTLLVARLHVDLCRLNSAIC; translated from the coding sequence ATGGTTCTCCTCGACGTGGACGACAAGGCGCCGGGCACCCTGCTCGTGGCGCGGCTCCACGTCGACCTGTGCAGGCTGAACAGCGCCATCTGTTGA
- a CDS encoding MoaD/ThiS family protein, whose translation MAIEVRIPTILRQYTDGQKAVEGSGDTLAELFADLETRHAGIQDRIVDDGQLRRFVNVYLNDEDVRFLDGISTKLSDGDNVTILPAVAGGAA comes from the coding sequence ATGGCCATCGAGGTCCGCATCCCCACCATCCTCCGCCAGTACACCGACGGTCAGAAGGCGGTGGAGGGCAGCGGGGACACCCTCGCCGAGCTCTTCGCCGACCTCGAGACCCGGCACGCGGGCATCCAGGACCGCATCGTGGACGACGGGCAGCTGCGCCGCTTCGTCAACGTCTACCTCAACGACGAGGACGTCCGCTTCCTCGACGGCATCAGCACCAAGCTGAGCGACGGCGACAACGTGACGATCCTGCCGGCCGTCGCCGGCGGGGCGGCCTGA
- a CDS encoding cysteine synthase — MRYDSPLAAVGNTPLVRLPRLSPSADVRIWAKLEDRNPTGSVKDRPALFMIEQAEKDGRLTPGCTILEPTSGNTGISLAMAARLKGYRMVCVMPENTSQERRDLLGMWGAEIISSPAAGGSNTAVRVAKELSAEHPDWVMLYQYGNPDNAGAHYATTGPEILADLPSVTHFVAGLGTTGTLMGVGRYLREHKPDVKIVAAEPRYDDLVYGLRNLDEGFVPELYDASVLTTRFSVGSADAVTRTRELLQQEGIFAGVSTGAALHAAIGVAKKARKAGESADVVFVVADGGWKYLSTGVYTAATTEEAIETLQGQLWA, encoded by the coding sequence ATGCGGTACGACTCCCCGCTGGCCGCGGTGGGCAACACCCCCCTGGTGCGCCTGCCGCGGCTGTCGCCGTCCGCCGACGTGCGGATCTGGGCCAAGCTGGAGGACCGCAACCCGACGGGCTCCGTCAAGGACCGTCCCGCCCTGTTCATGATCGAGCAGGCGGAGAAGGACGGCCGTCTCACCCCGGGCTGCACCATCCTGGAGCCCACCTCCGGCAACACCGGCATCTCCCTTGCCATGGCCGCCAGGCTCAAGGGCTACCGCATGGTCTGCGTGATGCCCGAGAACACCTCGCAGGAGCGGCGCGACCTGCTCGGCATGTGGGGCGCGGAGATCATCTCCTCCCCGGCCGCGGGCGGCTCCAACACCGCCGTGCGCGTCGCCAAGGAGCTGTCCGCCGAGCACCCCGACTGGGTGATGCTCTACCAGTACGGCAACCCGGACAACGCGGGCGCCCACTACGCGACCACCGGCCCGGAGATCCTCGCCGACCTCCCCTCGGTCACCCACTTCGTCGCCGGCCTCGGCACCACGGGCACCCTCATGGGCGTCGGCCGCTACCTGCGCGAGCACAAGCCCGACGTGAAGATCGTCGCCGCCGAGCCGCGCTACGACGACCTGGTCTACGGCCTGCGCAACCTCGACGAGGGCTTCGTGCCCGAGCTGTACGACGCCTCCGTCCTGACCACCCGCTTCTCCGTCGGCTCCGCCGACGCGGTCACCCGCACCCGCGAACTGCTCCAGCAGGAGGGCATCTTCGCCGGCGTCTCCACCGGCGCCGCCCTGCACGCGGCGATCGGCGTCGCGAAGAAGGCCCGGAAGGCGGGGGAGTCCGCCGACGTGGTCTTCGTCGTCGCCGACGGCGGCTGGAAGTACCTGTCGACGGGCGTCTACACGGCCGCGACGACGGAAGAGGCCATCGAAACCCTCCAGGGACAGCTCTGGGCGTAG
- a CDS encoding MBL fold metallo-hydrolase, with protein sequence MKLTVVGCSGSFPSAESACSSYLVEADGFRLLLDMGNGALGELQRHCGLYDLDAIFLSHLHADHCIDMCAYFVARYYRHDGGRCAPLPVYGPEGTEHRLTTAYADTPSASSMSEVFDFHTVKPSTFEIGPFLVHTERVAHPVEAYGIRIEHGGKTLTYSGDTGATPLLDGLARDADLFLCEAAFTHGKEDIPDLHLNGREAGESAARAGARRLILTHIPPWTDPQVNLTDARAVYDGPVGLAAPGATYEI encoded by the coding sequence ATGAAGCTCACCGTCGTCGGCTGCTCGGGGTCGTTCCCGTCCGCGGAATCGGCCTGCTCGAGCTACCTCGTCGAGGCCGACGGCTTCCGGCTGCTCCTCGACATGGGCAACGGCGCCCTGGGCGAGCTGCAGCGCCACTGCGGTCTCTACGACCTCGACGCGATCTTCCTCAGCCACCTGCACGCCGACCACTGCATCGACATGTGCGCCTACTTCGTGGCGCGTTACTACCGGCACGACGGCGGCCGCTGCGCCCCGCTGCCGGTCTACGGCCCCGAGGGCACCGAGCACCGGCTGACCACCGCCTACGCCGACACCCCCTCGGCCTCCTCCATGAGCGAGGTCTTCGACTTCCACACGGTCAAGCCGTCCACCTTCGAGATCGGCCCGTTCCTCGTGCACACCGAGCGCGTCGCGCACCCGGTCGAGGCGTACGGCATCCGCATCGAGCACGGCGGGAAGACGCTGACCTACTCCGGCGACACGGGGGCGACCCCGCTGCTGGACGGCCTCGCCCGGGACGCCGACCTCTTCCTGTGCGAGGCCGCCTTCACGCACGGCAAGGAGGACATCCCCGACCTGCACCTCAACGGCCGCGAGGCGGGGGAGTCGGCGGCCCGCGCGGGCGCCCGCCGGCTGATCCTCACGCACATCCCGCCGTGGACCGACCCGCAGGTCAACCTCACCGACGCCCGCGCGGTGTACGACGGCCCGGTGGGGCTGGCGGCGCCGGGGGCGACGTACGAGATCTGA